From Nocardia sp. XZ_19_385:
GTAGAAATTCGGCGGCGGAAACAAGACGCGGCGTGCTCATGGATCGAAAGCTAACCATAGGGGGGTCGTCAGCGCGACACCTCGCTTCGCTCGGCTTTCGCGCTGCCGACCTGAGTGGGGTTGGCACCGGGGGCGCTTCGCTTCCCCGGTGCCGCACTGCTTCGGGCTTGCCTTCGCTTCGCTCGGCGTTCACCCTGCGTAATGCATTGGATGGATTGCGATGGGGGACGGCTGTGCTTAGGACGGTGAGGGATTCAGAATGGTGGGGGGACTCAGAAAATGGTGCGGGGATTTGGGAGGGTGCTGGGGATTTGCGCGGATAAGGGGCTGGGGCTTTTCATCCTGTCGGTGACAGACCTGGCCCCTTAGCGCACGTCCCGTGTGACATCACCAATGTCATGGTCCACTTGCCGCTGAAAGATCCGCCGCTCAGCTCACGTCCCGTGTGACGTCACCGACGTCGTGGTCCTAGTCGAGGGTGTCGACGATTTCGGGGAACCAGCGGGTGAATTCGGCGCGGAGGGGGAGTTCGGCGCGGAGTTGGCCTAGGACGCCTAGGCCGGCTAGGGCGGTGCGGGCGACGGGGGTGTGTTGGGAGGGCATGGTTAGTTGGCGGATTACGTTGGTGACGCGGAGGTCGGTGACGGCGCGGAGGTGGGTGCGGAGCCAGTTGGGGGTTAGGGCGATGGTGGGGGCGGTGACGGCGTCGCGGATGGGGGTTAGGCGGGCGATGACGGTTTCGATGTCGAGGTCGCGGCCGGGTTCGATGTAGCCGTGGCGGCGGATTGCGGACTCTAATTCGGCCGGGGTGCAGGAGAATAGGGCGGGGGCGAAGTCTTTGGCCATGTCCAGGTAGCCGTGGGGCCAGGGGGCGCAGGCGCCGAAGTCGACTACGCCTAGGCGGCCGTCGGGCATGACGCGGAAGTTGCCGGGGTGGGGGTCGCCGTAGAGGAGGCCGGCGCGGGCTGGGCCGGATAGGAGGAAACGTAGGATCAGTAGGCCGATGCGGTTGCGTTCGGGACGGAGGGGGCCGTCGGGCCTCGAGCCGAGGGCGATGAGGCGGGATAGGGAGATGCCGTCCAGCCATTCGGTGATCAGGACGTCGCCGTATTGGGCGATGACCTGGGGGACAACGAAATCCGGGTCGTCGGCGTAGGCGGCGGCGAAGGCTCGTTGGTGGGTTGCTTCCAGGGAGTAGTCGAGTTCCTCGCGGATGTAGGAGCACAGGGCTTCGATGACGGCCTTGGTGTCGGCGCCGGGGAGCAGCGCCGAGAAGAGCGGGCCGATGCGGCGTAGGGATTGCAGGTCGTCGTAGATCGCTTGGCGGGCGCCGGGGTACATGACCTTGACCGCGACCGGTCGTCCGTCGTGCCAGACCGCGCGATGTACTTGGCCCACCGAAGCGGCCGCGGGTCGCCGGTCGTCGAATTCCTGGAACCTGGAGCGCCAGCCGGCTCCGATATGTGTCGCGAGCACACCGTGCACCGTCGCCGGGAGCATCGCCGGGGCCGAATCCTGTAGTCGGCCCAGTGCTTCCCGATACGGCGCGGCTACCTCGTCGGGCAGTACGAACTCGTACACCGCGAGCAGCTGGCCGAGTTTGGCGATGCATCCCTTCAACTCGCCGAGCACCTCGAACATGTGCTGGGCGGTGCGCAACCGGATCTCGCGATCGACCTCGTCGACCGATCGGCCCATTGCCCGTTTGCCGACCCCGGCCATCCGCCGGCCCGCGAACGCCACCGGCACCCCCGCCAGCTTCGCGCTGCGCACCAGCTTGCCCGCCGGTGGGACCCCGCCCCCGTCTGCCGGGGTCCGCTTGGGCAGCTGCACTATTCGACCACCGGTGTCGCGGCGGACCATGCTCACCTCACTCGCACGCCGGCGCCGAAGCCACCCCTACCGTGAATTCCGCCCGGCGTTCGGTCCACGCTATCAACCCACCCCTCCGTCACCCCGGCGGACGCCGGGGCCCACGCGATGGATCCCGGCGTTCGCCGGGATGACGGGGAGGGCGTCGCCGCGCTATCAGCGGCGTGCGGCCAGCCCAGCGAGCCGGTGGTGCAGTTCGGCGGCCCAATCCCGTTGACCCAGCGTGGCGTAATCGACCCAGAGCGCGTCGAGTACGTCGCGGCTCTCCGACCACAGGCCGCCGCGCTTGTCCGCCTCGAGCACCACGCTCATGCCCTGATCGTTCGGCATGAAGGTGACCTCGAGCTGGGTGAGCTGCGGATACCGGGGCGAGCCGGCGAATTCGATCTCCTGATAGAACGGCAGGGTCTGGGTGCTGTTGCGGATGCGCCCGTATTCCACGTCGGCGCTGCGCAATCCGAAGCCCAGGCGTTCGACGGCCTCCAGCAGCACATGCTGGGCGGGCAGGGCGCCGATTCCGATCGGGTCGGTGTCGGTGGCGTCGACCGCGCCGTGCACGTCGACGATGGTGCGCAGGGCCACCCAGGTACCAGGCAGCACGCGCCCGTTGTAGAAGGTGATCGGGGTTTCCATCGGTGCCCGGGCGCCGAAACGGAACTCGGCGAACGCGCCTGCCTCCAGCCGGAACGGACCCTGCACCCAGGTGCGCCCGAATCCCATGTCCCGCACGCCCTCATGGTCGTCGCGCTCGTGCTCCACCCGGGTCACGAACTCCACCTCGACCTCGGCGATGTCCTGGGCGATCTTGCCGCCCCGCAACCGGATCACACCTTCGGCGACGCCGCCGGGCTGCACACCGGGGGTGAACAGTTCGGTCTCGACCTCGGCGCCGCCGACTCCCGCCGCGGCCAGCAATTTCTTGAACATGATCAAATCCTCGCCGCCACACCATAAAACCGGCTTACCGTTCGCTTGGCATGTGACAGAGGTCATTTGCGGTCCCGAAGGGCGTGCACCGCGGCGGGGTTGCGCTGGATACTGGTGATACGTCGCGCGCTCGCCAGTCGATATAGCGACAGATAGTGTAGTGCCGCTCTTGATGTCGAAAAACGAACCGGGGACCGCAATGTCATACCCGCACGGGCAGTATCCCGGCGAGCAACCGGGTCAGCCCTACCAGCCGACCCAGCCCTACCAGGGTGATCCGTACCAGTCGGGTCCGCAGTACCAGCAGCACGGCCAGTACCCGCCGGGGCCGCCCTACCAGCCGCCGCCGTACGGCCCGGGCGGGCCCTCGGGTGGCGGTGGCGGCGGCAAGATGGCCGCGATCATCGTGGCGATCCTGATCGGTGTGGTCGCCATCGTCGGCGTGGTCGGCGTGCTGGTGATCCGCAGCAACAAGGACGATCCCGACACCGTCGCGGCGACAACCACCTCGACGTCCTCCTCGTCGAGCAGCGCCGCGTCGACGTCGGAGACCACGACCACGGAGTCGCCGACGCCGACCACCTCGGCGAAGCCCGTCACCTGGATCGCGGCGACCTACAAGGAGGACACCAACCAGGTCGTCTGGGTGCGCTCCACCATCAGCCAGGACTCCGCCACCAATCAGGTGCAGACCGACTGTGGTGGGGGATGCCCGAATCCGATCTGGTCCCGCAACGGCTGCATCGCGCTGGCGTTCGGGCAGAACGGTGGCTGGGGTTCGGACTGGGGCTCCACTACCGAGGAAGCCGAGTCCAAGGCGATCAAGACCGCGACCGGTGTGTACAACGTGTCCGGGCCGTTCGAGCTCTGGTCGAAGTGCGCTTTCGAGTAGTGCGCGCAGGATGACGCGAAAGGCCCCGAATCCGTTGGGATTCGGGGCCTTTCGTTTGCTGTGCGGTGCGGCTAGCTGGCTGCGGTGTCCGGGATGCGCGCGGCGTCGGGGCGGGAGCCGCTCGGCACGCCCTTCTTCAGGCTGTGCGCGTAGACGTCCACGTACTCCTGGCCGGTGAGCTGCATGAGCTCGTACATGACCTCGTCGGTGACGGCGCGCTCGACGAAGCGGTTGCCGCCCATGCCCTCGTAGCGGGAGAAGTCGATCGGCTTGCCGAACTTGACGGTGACCTTCGCGAAGCGCCAGCGGAAGGGTCCGGGCGGGCTGACCTTGTCGGTGCCGATGACAGCGACCGGGATGACCGGGACGCCGGTGTCGAGCGCGAGGCGGGCCAGGCCGGTCTTGCCCTTGTACAGGCGGCCGTCGGGGGAGCGGGTGCCCTCCGGGTACAGGCCGACGAGACGGCCCTCGGCGAGCAGCTTCTTGGCGGTGTTGAGCGCGTCCTCGGCGGCGTCGGCGCCGGTGCGGTCGATCGGGTACTGACCGGCGCCGGAGAAGAACCACTTCTGCAGGCGGCCCTTGAGGCCGGGGGTGGTGAAGTATTCGGCCTTGGCCAGGTAGGTGATCCGCCGCGGGCTCATCAGCGGGCCGAACAGCCAGTCCGCGAAGGAGAGGTGGTTGCCCGCCATGATCGCCGGACCGTCCGCCGGAATGTGTTCGACTCCCTCGACCGTGGGTTTATTGAAGACATGCATGAAAGGTCCAGGAAACACGAACTTCAGCAGCCAGTAGAGCATGACGTCCTTCCCCCACGGGCGGGATAACTTGCGGGCACCTGCGTCAGGTGCCGACTTTACCGCTGGTCGCAGATCACATCCAAGCGCAGCGAGGTATCTCACCACATTCGTAGGAGTGGTTGTGAACAGGGGATTACTCTGCTGGGTCGACGGGAGTTCAATCGAACATATGTTCCCATTCGACGCGGAGGGGAATGCCGTGCTGGCCGGGGCTCGAGGCGACTACAACCCGGCGTAAGGGTCGTCGAGGGCAGTCGGGGTGCTTGCAGCGTCGAGTGCCGCTTCCGGAAAAGCGGGCCCGGGCTTGTAGAAACGGGCACGGGTCCGTCCGACCGGCTCGAGTACCTCCAGTGCGACCAGGTCACGTAGATCCCGTTGTGCCTGTTGGACACTGAGTCCCTCGGCTTGTTCGTAGCGCGTACGGCGGACCCTTCCGGACATGGCGGCATCATGCAACGCGCTGACGACTCGGTCATCCAATCGGATTCCCGCGACATATTTGGCCAGCCTCGCCCATACGGTGCCGGACCGCACCCAACGGGCATGGACGGTTTGGGCTTGCTGGTGGTAAGCCGTCAAGCTGAAGCGAAGCCATTCGGACACGTCTTGATCCGGCCGGTAGGTGCTACCTCGCCGCCCTAGCACCTGGTAGTACTCCCAGGTGTTTCCCGGGCGGCCGAGCCATGCTTCGACAGACGAGAACTCGGGCGCCAGCACGCCTTCCCTGGCGATCACCAATGTTTGCAGTGATCGTGACATGCGGCCGTTGCCGTCCGCCCACGGGTGGATCGACACGAGATGCAGGTGTGCCATCGCGGCACGGACAAGCGGGTGCTGCCCATCGTCGGTGTTCAGCCAATCCACGAGCTCTTCCATCAGTGTCGACACTTGATCGGCGTCCGGGGCTGTGTAGGCGGCGATACTGGGGTCGCGGGCATCGGTCACATAAACCGGGCCGCGGCGCCACTGCCCCGCTGGGCGACGTTCGGTGTGCCGATGTCCTTGAAGCAGCCAATGCAGTGCATTGAGGAAGCCCTTGCTGTACGTGAAATCGTCTACGTCGTGCAGGGTTTGGATGTAGGTCATCGTTCGCTCGTAGGCGAGTGTCTCGGCCTTGTTCTCCTCTGAAACCTCGACATCCCGTTCGCCTGCGATCAGATCTTCTACGTCGATGGTGGAGACTTTGAAGCCTTCGATGGAGTTCGACGCGGCGACTGCGTCCGCAGTCAGGAACTTGCGGAGCCCGCCTGTCCATTTGCCGGGTTTGGCCTGGAGCTCATGGCGCAATTCCGCGCGCATCCGATCCACATCGGCGAGGACGCGGGCATCGGCGGCGGTCAGTTCGGGCGTCGGAAACAACACAGGGCCAATAATATGATGACGTAATCATTACGTCAAAGAGGCTCGCCCATCTGTTGTCAGCTGACGCGGGAAGGGCGGTGGTTGGTGTCGACCAAGACCGCTCGGGCCAGTTCGGCGGCGCCGATCATGCCGGCCGCCTCACCCAGTTGGGTGGTGCGGATGCGGGCCAGGGGGCGATGGCCCGCGCCGGTGACGGCGCGGGCGTACTCCTCTCGGGCGTCGTCCAGGAAGAGGGCGGAGGAGCTGCTTACGCCGCCCGCGATCACTACCAGGTCCGGGTCGAAGATGTCGCTGACGAAGGCCAGGCCGAGGCCGAGCCAGCGGGCGAAGTCGGCCATCGCGGCGACGGCGATCGGGTCGCCGTCCTGGGCGGCGCCGGCGACGCGGCGGCCGGTGAGGGAGCCGGGGTCGCGGTAGACCTCGCGGGCCAGGACGGTGGAGCTGACCGGGTCGGTGGCCAGCAGTTCGATCGCGGTGTCGGCCAAGGCCGTTCCGCTGCAATACCTTTCCCAGCAGCCGTGCTTGCCGCACGGGCAGGCCCGGCCCTGGGGAACCACCTGCAGATGACCGAGTTCCGGTGCGACGCCGTGCGTTCCGCGATACAGCTTGCCCTCGATCAGCAGCGCCGCGCCGATCCCGGTGCCGATGGCGACGAGCACCACATTGTGGCCGCCCGCGGCCGCGCCGAAGCGGTACTCGGCCCAGGCGGCGGCGTTGGCGTCGTGCTCCAGGATGACCGGCAACTCCAGGCGTTCGGTCAGCCGCTTCGCGACGGGGGTGTCCTGCCACGGCAGGTGCGGCGCGAAGCGGACGGTGGTGCGGTCGCTGGTGATGAACCCGGCCACCGCGAGACCGACCGCGCCGATCTGATGGCGCTCGCACAGCTCGCGGACCGAACGGGCCAGCGCGTCCTCCAGGGCGCGCGCCGAATGCGGCGTCGGCGCCACGACGGTGTCGAGCACCTGACCTTCCGCGTCGACCACGGAGGCGCGAATGTTGGTGCCGCCGACGTCGATTCCGACGGTCAGGGGGTGGGCACCGGCGATCTGGCGGGTCATGCCTTGAACGTCACGGGGATTTTGATGTACCGGGAACGTTTGCGACCGGCACGCGGATCCGCCTCGGCGGACGGGGGTGGGCTCGCCTCCTCGGCAGCCGAATCGTCTTGCGGAGGAGCGTCTTCCGGCTGGGTCTCCTCGGGATCGGGCAGCACCGGCTCCACCGGGATCCCGGCCAGCGCCTCGCGCAGCACGGTCACGATCGAGGTGCCGTGCTCGGCGATCGCGGCGACCACGTCGTGGTGTTCCCCGCGCACCAGCGCCGCCGCCGCGCACACCGGGCACCAGCTGCAACTGGACCATTGCGCCTGCCCGTCGGTGGCGGTGCGGCGCAGCACCGGCTCGACCCGCTCCAGCACGGCTTCGGCCAGCAACTTCAATTCCTCGGCGAATTCCCCGAATCCGTCGGCGTGCGCGTCGTGCGCGGCGCCCGGCTCCTGCTTCTCGGTCATCGCGGCCAGAGCTCCGGGTCCGGGACGAAACGCAGCACCAGGTGACTTCCGTCGAGTTCGGCGCCGTCGACTGTGCACCGCCGCAACACCGGCGCCAGGCGCACCCGGCGCCGGACCCCGTCCGCTCCCACGATCACATCGTCCTCCACTCGTCCCAGTTGCAGCGTCGCCGGATCGACGACGGGCAGGTGCATCCGCAACGTGTAGACCGAATGCAGACCGGTGCCCGACTCCCATCGAACCACCGGTTCACCGGAACTTGTGCGAACCTCCGCCGGATTGTCGCCCAACGGAGGTCTCGAGTCCACCACAGCGGCGAGCATCGACAGCGCGGTGAGACCCACCGGTTGGGGCCCGCTGTGCTGGGCGATCAGCACTGGGAGGTCGCCGTCGAGGCGCTGGTGCAGCTGCTCGATGACCTGGAGCTGCTCGGCGCGGCGGGTCAGGTACCAGTCGATCGCCGGATGCGCGGAGTCCGCGGCCGGGACCGCGGGGAGAACTTTGTTGACCAGCA
This genomic window contains:
- a CDS encoding AarF/ABC1/UbiB kinase family protein, with protein sequence MVRRDTGGRIVQLPKRTPADGGGVPPAGKLVRSAKLAGVPVAFAGRRMAGVGKRAMGRSVDEVDREIRLRTAQHMFEVLGELKGCIAKLGQLLAVYEFVLPDEVAAPYREALGRLQDSAPAMLPATVHGVLATHIGAGWRSRFQEFDDRRPAAASVGQVHRAVWHDGRPVAVKVMYPGARQAIYDDLQSLRRIGPLFSALLPGADTKAVIEALCSYIREELDYSLEATHQRAFAAAYADDPDFVVPQVIAQYGDVLITEWLDGISLSRLIALGSRPDGPLRPERNRIGLLILRFLLSGPARAGLLYGDPHPGNFRVMPDGRLGVVDFGACAPWPHGYLDMAKDFAPALFSCTPAELESAIRRHGYIEPGRDLDIETVIARLTPIRDAVTAPTIALTPNWLRTHLRAVTDLRVTNVIRQLTMPSQHTPVARTALAGLGVLGQLRAELPLRAEFTRWFPEIVDTLD
- a CDS encoding sporulation protein, whose amino-acid sequence is MFKKLLAAAGVGGAEVETELFTPGVQPGGVAEGVIRLRGGKIAQDIAEVEVEFVTRVEHERDDHEGVRDMGFGRTWVQGPFRLEAGAFAEFRFGARAPMETPITFYNGRVLPGTWVALRTIVDVHGAVDATDTDPIGIGALPAQHVLLEAVERLGFGLRSADVEYGRIRNSTQTLPFYQEIEFAGSPRYPQLTQLEVTFMPNDQGMSVVLEADKRGGLWSESRDVLDALWVDYATLGQRDWAAELHHRLAGLAARR
- a CDS encoding DUF4189 domain-containing protein is translated as MSYPHGQYPGEQPGQPYQPTQPYQGDPYQSGPQYQQHGQYPPGPPYQPPPYGPGGPSGGGGGGKMAAIIVAILIGVVAIVGVVGVLVIRSNKDDPDTVAATTTSTSSSSSSAASTSETTTTESPTPTTSAKPVTWIAATYKEDTNQVVWVRSTISQDSATNQVQTDCGGGCPNPIWSRNGCIALAFGQNGGWGSDWGSTTEEAESKAIKTATGVYNVSGPFELWSKCAFE
- a CDS encoding 1-acyl-sn-glycerol-3-phosphate acyltransferase → MLYWLLKFVFPGPFMHVFNKPTVEGVEHIPADGPAIMAGNHLSFADWLFGPLMSPRRITYLAKAEYFTTPGLKGRLQKWFFSGAGQYPIDRTGADAAEDALNTAKKLLAEGRLVGLYPEGTRSPDGRLYKGKTGLARLALDTGVPVIPVAVIGTDKVSPPGPFRWRFAKVTVKFGKPIDFSRYEGMGGNRFVERAVTDEVMYELMQLTGQEYVDVYAHSLKKGVPSGSRPDAARIPDTAAS
- a CDS encoding Fic family protein: MLFPTPELTAADARVLADVDRMRAELRHELQAKPGKWTGGLRKFLTADAVAASNSIEGFKVSTIDVEDLIAGERDVEVSEENKAETLAYERTMTYIQTLHDVDDFTYSKGFLNALHWLLQGHRHTERRPAGQWRRGPVYVTDARDPSIAAYTAPDADQVSTLMEELVDWLNTDDGQHPLVRAAMAHLHLVSIHPWADGNGRMSRSLQTLVIAREGVLAPEFSSVEAWLGRPGNTWEYYQVLGRRGSTYRPDQDVSEWLRFSLTAYHQQAQTVHARWVRSGTVWARLAKYVAGIRLDDRVVSALHDAAMSGRVRRTRYEQAEGLSVQQAQRDLRDLVALEVLEPVGRTRARFYKPGPAFPEAALDAASTPTALDDPYAGL
- a CDS encoding ROK family protein encodes the protein MTRQIAGAHPLTVGIDVGGTNIRASVVDAEGQVLDTVVAPTPHSARALEDALARSVRELCERHQIGAVGLAVAGFITSDRTTVRFAPHLPWQDTPVAKRLTERLELPVILEHDANAAAWAEYRFGAAAGGHNVVLVAIGTGIGAALLIEGKLYRGTHGVAPELGHLQVVPQGRACPCGKHGCWERYCSGTALADTAIELLATDPVSSTVLAREVYRDPGSLTGRRVAGAAQDGDPIAVAAMADFARWLGLGLAFVSDIFDPDLVVIAGGVSSSSALFLDDAREEYARAVTGAGHRPLARIRTTQLGEAAGMIGAAELARAVLVDTNHRPSRVS